The Streptomyces sp. NBC_00775 genome includes the window GCGTGGCCCTCACGGTGTTCGCCGTTCTCGTGCTGCTCGTGGGCCCGCTGCCCCTCGTCTTCGCCGCGATGCCGGACGGTGCGAGCCTGGAATGGGCCGTGCTCGGATTCTGCGTGTACCCGCCGCTGGTGCTGCTCGCCCGCTGGTACGTACGCCGGGCGGAGCGCAACGAGAAGGACTTCGTGCGGCTGGTCGAGGACCGCTGAGCCGTGAACCAGAACTACTCCGTCCCCGCTGTCGCCCTGGTCGTCGTGGCGACCGTCCTGGTCGGCGCGTTCGGCCTGCGCATATCCCGGACCACCTCCGACTTCTACGTCGCCTCGCGCACCGTGGGTCCCCGGCTCAACGCGGCCGCGATCAGCGGCGAATACCTCTCCGCCGCCTCCTTCCTGGGCATCGCGGGCCTCGTGCTGGTCCAGGGCCCCGACATGCTCTGGTATCCGGTCGGCTACACGGCCGGCTATCTCGTACTGCTCCTCTTCGTCGCGGCCCCGCTGCGTCGCTCCGGCGCGTACACGCTGCCCGACTTCGCGGAGGCGCGGCTCGGCTCCCAGGCGGTGCGACGCCTGGCCGGTGCCTTTGTCGTCGGCGTGGGCTGGCTGTATCTGCTGCCCCAACTGCAGGGCGCGGGGCTGACGTTGGCCGTGCTGACCGACGCACCCGACTGGTTCGGCGGAGTGCTGGTCGCGGTCGTCGTGGTCGCCACCGTCGCCGCGGGCGGCATGCGCAGCATCACCTTCGTCCAGGCCTTCCAGTACTGGCTCAAGCTCACCGCCCTGCTGGTCCCGGCCTTGTTCCTGGTCCTCGCCTGGCAGGCCCACGGCGCACCCCGCGACGCTTTCGACGAACCGGCGACCTTCCGCGAGCAGCGGGTCGTACGCGTCGACGACAGCCTCGACCTGAAGCTCTCACGACCGCTCGGCGTCACCGCCACGGGCAGCGTCGACGGACGGCGCTACGAGGACGAACGCGTCGAACTCCCCGCGGGCGTCCACCACATCGAGCGCGGCACCCGGCTCACCTTCACCAAGGGCGACCCGGTCCCGATGGCCGATCGCGGCACCAACGGCGGCATGTCGACCTCGCTGGCGGCCGGGCGCGAGGAACGCCCGCTGTACGCCACGTACGGACTGATCCTCGCCACCTTCCTCGGCACGATGGGACTGCCGCACGTGGTCGTCCGCTTCTACACCAGCCCGCACGGAGTCGCCGCCCGTCGCACCACGGTCGCCGTGCTCGGCCTGATCGGCGCCTTCTATCTCCTGCCGCCCCTCTATGGCGCGTTGGCCCGCCTGTACGCCCCCGAGCTCAGCCTCACCGGGGACGCGGACGCCGCCGTACTCCTGTTGCCCGACCGGATGATCGGCGGGCTCGGCGCGGATCTCCTGGGCGCGCTGGTGGCGGGCGGTGCCTTCGCGGCGTTCCTGTCGACCGCATCCGGGCTGACCATGGCGGTGGCGGGCGTACTCACCCAGGATGTGCTGCCCACGCGCGGAGTACGGCACTTCAGGCTCGGCACCGTGCTCGCGATGGCGGTGCCGCTGGCGGCGAGCGTCCTGGTGGGCGGACTGCCGGTCGCCGACGCGGTGGGGCTCGCGTTCGCCGTGTCCGCGTCCTCCTTCTGCCCCCTGCTGATGCTGGGTATCTGGTGGCGGCGGCTGACCCCGCCGGGCGCGGCCGCCGGGATGGTCGTCGGCGGCGGCTCGGCGCTGGTCGCGGTCGGCGCGACCATGGCGGGCTATCCGGGCTCGGGTTCACTGCACGCGCTGCTCGCCTGGCCCGCGCTGTGGTCGGTGCCGCTCGGCTTCGTGACGATGGTGCTGGTGTCGCTCGCCACTTCGGGGCGGGTTCCGGCCGGGACGGCCGCGATCCTGGCCCGGTTCCATCTGCCGGAGGAACTCTCCGACGGCCAGGTGCGCGCGGCCGTGAACGCGAAGGGGGCCGAGGCATGAGGTGCCGGGTGAAGAGGTGCTGGGTGAACGAGGTCGAGAAGAGGGGCGAGGCGTGCGGCGCATCATGAACGAGGCCGGGGCATGAGCGGATTCCTCGCCGGGCTCTGCGTCGCCGTACTCCCGCTGCTCGCCGCCGGGTTCTGGCTCGGCAGACGCACCGCGCGGCCCCAGAGCCTCGGCGGACTCGGGACGCCCGTCGAGCATGCCACCTTCCAGACCCTGCACACCGCCTCGCTCGCCGCACCCCCGCTGCGCGCGGGCCTCACGGAGGAGACGGCGGGCCGGTCCGCGCGCCGGCTGCGCACCCTGCTCGGTACGGACGCGCTGTGCCTCACCGACCAGGAGACGGTCCTCGCCTGGGACGGCGTCGGGGCCCACCACCGCGCCGAGATCATGGAACGGCTCGGCGGCCCGCTGGAGACCGGCCGCGGCGAGGCCTTCCGGCTGACCTGCGACGAACCCGACTGCCCGCTGCGCTGGGCCGTCGTCGCCCCGCTCACCGTCGACGAACGAGTGCACGGCGCACTCGTCGCCTGTGCGCCCCGCGAGTCCGCCGTCCTCGTACGGGCGACGGGCGAGGTCGCCCGCTGGGTCTCGGTCCAGCTGGAACTCGCCGACCTCGACCAGTCCCGTACGCGTCTGATCGAGGCCGAGATCAAGGCACTGCGCGCCCAGATATCACCGCACTTCATCTTCAACTCGCTCGCGGTGATCGCCTCGTTCGTCCGCACCGACCCCGAGCGTGCCCGCGAACTACTCCTGGAATTCGCCGACTTCACCCGCTACTCATTCCGCAGGCACGGCGACTTCACCACCCTCGCCGACGAACTCCACGCCATCGACCACTACTTGGCACTGGTCAGGGCCCGCTTCGGGGAGCGCCTCTCGGTCACGCTGCAGATCGCGCCCGAGGTGCTGCCGGTCGCGCTGCCCTTCCTCTGCCTCCAGCCCCTCGTGGAGAACGCCGTCAAACACGGCC containing:
- a CDS encoding sodium/solute symporter translates to MNQNYSVPAVALVVVATVLVGAFGLRISRTTSDFYVASRTVGPRLNAAAISGEYLSAASFLGIAGLVLVQGPDMLWYPVGYTAGYLVLLLFVAAPLRRSGAYTLPDFAEARLGSQAVRRLAGAFVVGVGWLYLLPQLQGAGLTLAVLTDAPDWFGGVLVAVVVVATVAAGGMRSITFVQAFQYWLKLTALLVPALFLVLAWQAHGAPRDAFDEPATFREQRVVRVDDSLDLKLSRPLGVTATGSVDGRRYEDERVELPAGVHHIERGTRLTFTKGDPVPMADRGTNGGMSTSLAAGREERPLYATYGLILATFLGTMGLPHVVVRFYTSPHGVAARRTTVAVLGLIGAFYLLPPLYGALARLYAPELSLTGDADAAVLLLPDRMIGGLGADLLGALVAGGAFAAFLSTASGLTMAVAGVLTQDVLPTRGVRHFRLGTVLAMAVPLAASVLVGGLPVADAVGLAFAVSASSFCPLLMLGIWWRRLTPPGAAAGMVVGGGSALVAVGATMAGYPGSGSLHALLAWPALWSVPLGFVTMVLVSLATSGRVPAGTAAILARFHLPEELSDGQVRAAVNAKGAEA
- a CDS encoding sensor histidine kinase, which gives rise to MSGFLAGLCVAVLPLLAAGFWLGRRTARPQSLGGLGTPVEHATFQTLHTASLAAPPLRAGLTEETAGRSARRLRTLLGTDALCLTDQETVLAWDGVGAHHRAEIMERLGGPLETGRGEAFRLTCDEPDCPLRWAVVAPLTVDERVHGALVACAPRESAVLVRATGEVARWVSVQLELADLDQSRTRLIEAEIKALRAQISPHFIFNSLAVIASFVRTDPERARELLLEFADFTRYSFRRHGDFTTLADELHAIDHYLALVRARFGERLSVTLQIAPEVLPVALPFLCLQPLVENAVKHGLEGKTDKSHISITAQDAGAEALVVIEDNGAGMDPDRLRRILAGEVSPSGGIGLSNVDERLRQVYGDDHGLVIETAVGAGMKITARLPKYQPGVHSAGRLPRE